From Vibrio tritonius, the proteins below share one genomic window:
- the tadF gene encoding tight adherence pilus pseudopilin TadF codes for MKNSNCSKSKGNFTVEFAIVGVFFALLLVFSGDIIIKLSIKGKLERLSYSIVNIVKERTQLFGEDEYSIDDTEAENAYTITVDSLKRTMSSFDESKFGFVLDAYTRTNYGTGDGIDSLGSWSQEGSNISCQSSKPDKELIFQTSWGRSATFYQVTLCYASPNWFGSVMGGDYSKISVRSAAVGR; via the coding sequence GTGAAAAATTCGAACTGTAGTAAAAGCAAAGGTAACTTTACGGTGGAGTTTGCCATTGTTGGTGTATTCTTTGCGTTATTACTGGTATTTAGTGGTGACATTATTATAAAACTCAGTATTAAAGGGAAATTAGAGCGACTCTCTTATTCAATCGTTAATATTGTAAAAGAGCGTACCCAGTTATTTGGTGAGGACGAATATAGTATCGATGATACGGAAGCAGAGAATGCTTATACCATTACCGTTGACTCACTAAAAAGGACCATGTCAAGTTTTGATGAAAGCAAATTTGGCTTTGTTTTAGATGCATACACAAGAACTAATTATGGTACTGGCGATGGGATAGATAGCCTAGGTTCATGGTCTCAGGAAGGCAGTAATATTTCTTGTCAATCATCTAAGCCAGACAAAGAACTTATTTTCCAAACCTCTTGGGGGCGGTCAGCTACCTTTTATCAGGTGACACTATGTTATGCATCACCCAATTGGTTTGGTTCTGTTATGGGCGGTGATTATTCGAAGATATCAGTACGCTCTGCAGCGGTAGGACGATAA
- a CDS encoding TadE/TadG family type IV pilus assembly protein, with the protein MISHRNKQSGHAAILFAMMIPLLFGVFIFGTDGARALQAKARLEEASEAAVLAVAGQSGSTQAAHDEMATNYIQYYFPFAEMEDITTEDIPCSENSACNTKDDAVNRFYEYTVSATIAEPNWFSKDTISTSFGDSTDVGGYSSARKYQSQTVDIILVSDFSSSMLQSTGTSVNSKVTDLKSIISDVADTINEYNEHTGTQKNTMAFVGFGYYTYGEYSTSISKNGSTYSGFPYYTYLMCTGAKNSSHPANDGWCGASSNDLGNIDYLQSVSAANIFDESAYLPTNIIQLKYSITDATYETLKPENNNNVKSEAYKMFTEESYSGYHHFRYYNLGLTSDVSELSDTINDFYPQGSTAFYTGLIRGAQIANKGTNSRRLIIILSDGNNTHEDVTTKLVSDGLCDNITDTLNTQTTTVTDSEGHEVEESVKSRIFAIGFGYQASQNPGMTNCVGTNNVYDSNDSDEIKDKILELIAEEMGRLTPSDETN; encoded by the coding sequence ATGATAAGTCATCGCAATAAGCAATCAGGACATGCAGCAATACTTTTTGCCATGATGATCCCGCTATTATTTGGCGTTTTTATTTTTGGTACTGATGGGGCAAGAGCATTACAAGCCAAAGCTCGTTTAGAAGAGGCCTCTGAAGCCGCGGTGCTAGCCGTAGCGGGGCAAAGTGGATCAACTCAGGCTGCTCATGATGAAATGGCGACCAATTACATTCAATACTATTTCCCATTTGCTGAGATGGAAGATATCACTACCGAAGATATCCCATGCTCTGAAAATTCAGCCTGCAATACCAAGGATGATGCAGTTAATCGCTTTTATGAGTATACCGTTTCTGCAACCATAGCTGAGCCGAATTGGTTTTCTAAGGATACTATATCAACCAGTTTTGGCGATTCTACCGATGTTGGTGGTTATTCATCTGCACGTAAATATCAGTCGCAAACGGTCGATATTATCTTAGTATCGGATTTTTCATCCTCGATGTTACAAAGTACAGGCACTAGTGTAAATTCCAAAGTGACGGATTTAAAATCGATAATTTCAGATGTTGCTGATACGATTAACGAATACAACGAACATACTGGAACACAAAAAAACACCATGGCGTTTGTTGGTTTTGGATATTATACCTATGGTGAGTACTCAACAAGTATTAGTAAAAATGGTTCTACATATAGTGGGTTTCCCTATTACACCTATCTCATGTGCACTGGAGCGAAAAATAGCTCACATCCTGCTAATGATGGTTGGTGCGGAGCTTCATCGAACGATTTAGGAAATATTGATTATTTACAGTCTGTAAGCGCGGCAAATATTTTCGATGAAAGTGCCTACTTACCTACGAATATTATTCAATTGAAATATAGTATTACTGATGCAACATATGAAACATTAAAGCCCGAAAATAACAATAATGTAAAATCAGAGGCATATAAGATGTTTACAGAAGAATCATACAGTGGTTATCATCATTTTAGATATTACAACTTGGGTTTAACATCAGATGTTTCTGAGCTTAGTGACACCATTAATGATTTTTATCCTCAAGGTTCAACGGCATTTTATACAGGCTTGATTAGAGGGGCTCAAATTGCAAATAAAGGAACTAATTCACGACGTTTAATTATCATTTTGTCGGATGGTAATAATACACATGAAGATGTTACAACGAAGTTAGTTTCTGATGGTCTCTGTGACAATATTACAGATACACTGAATACCCAAACCACGACTGTTACCGACAGTGAAGGTCATGAGGTTGAAGAATCGGTTAAGTCTCGAATATTTGCAATCGGATTTGGATATCAAGCGAGTCAGAACCCTGGCATGACAAATTGTGTTGGAACGAATAACGTTTATGACTCAAATGATAGTGATGAGATCAAAGACAAAATTTTGGAATTAATTGCAGAAGAGATGGGGCGGTTAACGCCATCAGATGAGACAAATTAG
- a CDS encoding OmpA family protein: protein MKKQLIISLVASVISASCLAQESDLYSYLCNKDGNTQGYQMTGGTAKKLVMYPGDSLQTAAITANPDQDWLLSQVKPDQVPTDCLSYFLSQGYWQKGQSIARFHFEFNSKSLSGVDKAILTRLVTTLAHTPNVSVVGHTDSIGSGAYNQSLGEKRAQSVVKLVSSQSKDVSLTTSSRGESQPIAANSTVQGRALNRRVEIVLEDLM from the coding sequence ATGAAAAAACAATTAATAATTTCTTTGGTGGCAAGTGTTATTTCTGCAAGCTGTTTGGCCCAAGAGTCTGATTTGTATTCTTATTTGTGCAATAAGGATGGCAATACGCAGGGTTATCAAATGACGGGTGGCACGGCAAAAAAATTGGTGATGTACCCTGGCGATAGTTTACAAACGGCAGCAATAACCGCAAACCCAGATCAAGATTGGCTACTTAGCCAAGTGAAACCTGATCAAGTGCCAACGGATTGCTTGAGTTACTTTTTGAGTCAAGGTTATTGGCAAAAAGGTCAGAGTATCGCTCGTTTCCATTTTGAGTTTAACAGCAAGTCATTGTCTGGTGTTGATAAGGCGATTCTTACTCGTTTAGTGACTACATTGGCGCATACACCTAACGTATCCGTTGTTGGTCATACAGACTCAATCGGCTCAGGTGCTTATAACCAAAGCTTGGGTGAAAAACGTGCACAATCTGTGGTTAAACTTGTATCGAGTCAGAGTAAAGACGTGTCGTTGACAACAAGTAGCAGAGGGGAAAGCCAGCCAATCGCTGCCAATAGTACTGTTCAAGGTCGTGCACTTAATCGTCGTGTTGAAATTGTGTTAGAAGATTTAATGTAA
- a CDS encoding TadE/TadG family type IV pilus assembly protein yields MINRNRRDQSGHAALLFALMIPLLFGVFILGTDGARALQSKARLEEASEAAALAIAGQSESSQGSRDALASRYIRYYFPHSDIIRMETQNIPCSQNQDCEKITSATEQYFEYTVSTNIEQKNWFSNDTIATSMGDGLNVGGYSQARKYQSQAVDVILVADFSGSMQDRLPGENKNKEQQLIEVMKEVADTLNDYNQHSNLKSELAFTGFNFFTKKYTFDSNDLKYYNYLICKKAYQNQFRQQGWCFDSYENGRNIDVNATVSQIFDYDAYDYWTEKQIIENNSWGQDIVNARFREIPLTDDFSKFKREISQFYAKGGTASYTGLISGARLAYDGDNQRKLIILLSDGQDSNYFKADDNISSALIYKGKLCSVIISKLNEKLVYNDSTQSNEHVVSKMFAIGFGYAASDYPVMQQCVGQGNVYDAKNSEAIKDKILELIAEEMGRLSPSD; encoded by the coding sequence ATGATAAATAGAAATAGGCGAGACCAATCAGGCCACGCTGCGTTGCTTTTTGCTCTAATGATTCCATTACTTTTTGGTGTTTTTATTTTGGGAACTGATGGAGCAAGAGCATTACAGAGCAAAGCTAGGTTAGAAGAAGCGTCAGAAGCTGCTGCATTAGCGATTGCTGGGCAAAGTGAATCTTCACAAGGATCTAGAGATGCTTTGGCAAGTCGTTACATTCGGTATTATTTCCCTCATTCCGATATCATACGAATGGAAACACAAAATATTCCATGTTCTCAGAATCAGGATTGCGAAAAAATTACTTCTGCCACAGAACAATATTTCGAGTATACGGTTTCTACTAATATTGAACAAAAAAATTGGTTTTCGAATGATACAATAGCTACCAGTATGGGGGATGGGCTCAATGTCGGTGGTTATTCTCAAGCAAGAAAATATCAATCACAGGCTGTAGATGTTATTTTAGTGGCCGATTTTTCTGGGTCGATGCAAGATCGCCTACCTGGTGAGAATAAAAATAAAGAGCAACAGCTAATAGAAGTAATGAAAGAGGTAGCAGATACCCTAAATGATTATAATCAGCATTCAAATTTAAAAAGTGAACTCGCTTTTACCGGTTTTAACTTTTTCACCAAAAAGTATACTTTTGATAGTAATGATTTGAAATATTATAATTATCTTATATGTAAAAAAGCATATCAGAATCAATTTAGGCAACAAGGCTGGTGTTTTGATTCTTATGAAAATGGAAGAAATATAGATGTAAATGCAACTGTTTCCCAAATTTTTGATTATGATGCTTATGATTATTGGACAGAAAAACAAATAATAGAAAATAACTCTTGGGGGCAAGATATAGTTAACGCGAGATTTCGTGAAATACCATTAACAGATGATTTTAGTAAGTTTAAACGTGAAATAAGTCAGTTTTATGCCAAGGGTGGAACAGCCTCTTATACAGGATTAATAAGTGGTGCTCGTTTAGCCTATGATGGTGATAATCAGAGAAAACTGATAATTTTATTATCCGATGGACAGGATAGTAACTATTTTAAAGCGGATGATAATATATCATCTGCTCTGATTTATAAAGGGAAATTATGTTCAGTCATAATATCTAAACTTAATGAAAAATTGGTATATAACGATAGTACACAGTCAAACGAACATGTAGTTTCGAAAATGTTTGCCATCGGTTTCGGTTATGCCGCGTCAGATTACCCAGTTATGCAACAATGTGTCGGCCAAGGTAACGTATACGATGCAAAGAACAGTGAAGCAATAAAGGATAAAATCCTAGAACTGATTGCAGAGGAAATGGGGCGTCTTTCCCCATCGGATTAA
- a CDS encoding metal ABC transporter substrate-binding protein, which yields MKLWHTTALSIAIALSPSVFANTVNTVASFSVLGDIVKQVGGEHVKVSELVGPNGDPHTFEPSPKDSVLINKADVVFISGLGLEGWMDRLVTASGYKGDVVTASTDVKTRSMVEDGETITDPHAWNSAANGVIYARNVMNALIKADPADAKYFQTQGQAYIQKLEKLDSWAKGKFAGVANDKRKVMTSHDAFGYFGQEYGVQFLAPVGFSTEAEASAADVGKLINQIKQEHIHTYFIENQTDPRLVKQIAAATGAKSGGELYPEALTDANGEAPTYAKAFEHNVDVIYNSMK from the coding sequence ATGAAACTTTGGCATACCACTGCGCTATCTATCGCAATCGCTCTTAGTCCTTCCGTATTTGCTAACACAGTGAATACCGTAGCGAGCTTCTCGGTTCTAGGTGACATTGTGAAACAAGTCGGTGGTGAACACGTAAAAGTCAGCGAACTGGTTGGTCCCAATGGCGACCCACACACGTTCGAACCATCACCTAAAGACAGCGTACTGATCAACAAAGCCGACGTGGTGTTTATTAGCGGTTTAGGTCTAGAAGGTTGGATGGATCGCTTGGTAACCGCTTCAGGCTACAAGGGTGACGTAGTGACAGCTTCAACAGACGTTAAAACTCGTTCTATGGTGGAAGATGGCGAAACCATTACTGACCCACACGCGTGGAACAGTGCAGCCAATGGTGTCATTTACGCGCGTAACGTAATGAACGCATTGATTAAAGCTGACCCTGCGGATGCGAAATACTTCCAAACTCAAGGCCAAGCTTACATTCAGAAACTAGAAAAACTGGATAGCTGGGCAAAAGGCAAATTCGCGGGTGTCGCTAACGACAAACGTAAAGTGATGACCAGTCATGATGCATTTGGCTATTTTGGCCAAGAGTATGGCGTGCAATTTCTTGCACCTGTAGGCTTCTCAACCGAAGCAGAAGCCAGTGCAGCAGATGTCGGTAAACTGATTAACCAAATCAAGCAAGAGCATATCCACACTTACTTTATCGAAAACCAAACTGACCCACGTCTAGTTAAACAAATTGCGGCAGCAACCGGCGCAAAATCAGGTGGCGAACTTTATCCTGAAGCATTAACCGACGCGAACGGCGAAGCACCAACTTACGCAAAAGCATTCGAGCACAACGTGGATGTTATTTATAACAGTATGAAGTAA
- a CDS encoding metal ABC transporter permease — translation MTYHVIDAFIQFGFMRRSLVACLALSLSLTPLGVFLLLRRMSLIGDALSHAVLPGVAIGYLCAGMSLLAMGLGGFVAGLLVAMSSSWISNATRLHEDSTFAGLYLGSLALGVTLVSLRSSGVDLLHLLFGSLLAVDNQSLLFIGVIATITILVLAFFYRAIVFESFNAAFFQARSKRFPTLVHAMFMALVVMNLVAGFQILGTLMTVGLMMLPAITARCWTNHLPSTMAIAAITGMVSSFIGLTWSWYQSVPAGPAIVLTATICFLLSIAFGKEKGIFPIYRKQQH, via the coding sequence ATGACTTATCACGTAATCGATGCCTTTATTCAATTTGGCTTTATGCGCCGCTCTTTAGTCGCGTGTCTGGCTCTATCTCTTAGCCTGACTCCACTTGGTGTATTTTTGTTACTGCGCCGTATGAGTCTTATCGGTGATGCCCTTTCCCATGCGGTATTGCCCGGTGTTGCGATTGGTTATCTGTGCGCTGGCATGTCTTTGCTTGCCATGGGATTAGGCGGTTTTGTTGCCGGCCTACTCGTGGCAATGAGTTCAAGCTGGATCAGTAATGCCACTAGGCTGCATGAAGATTCTACCTTCGCGGGTCTCTACCTAGGTTCACTCGCACTTGGCGTAACACTGGTCTCTTTGCGCAGTTCCGGTGTTGATCTTCTGCACCTGCTGTTTGGTTCGTTATTGGCTGTCGATAATCAGTCGCTGCTTTTTATCGGAGTAATCGCGACCATCACGATTCTCGTATTGGCCTTTTTCTATCGCGCCATTGTATTTGAATCGTTTAATGCAGCCTTTTTCCAAGCACGCTCTAAGCGTTTTCCAACCTTAGTTCATGCGATGTTTATGGCACTGGTCGTGATGAACTTAGTGGCTGGATTTCAGATCCTTGGCACCTTGATGACCGTTGGATTAATGATGCTGCCAGCCATCACAGCTCGCTGTTGGACCAACCATTTGCCTTCAACTATGGCGATTGCTGCTATTACAGGCATGGTGAGTTCATTTATTGGCCTTACATGGTCTTGGTATCAATCGGTACCGGCTGGGCCAGCCATCGTTTTAACTGCAACCATCTGCTTTTTGCTCTCGATTGCCTTTGGCAAAGAAAAAGGCATTTTTCCGATTTATCGCAAGCAACAACACTAA
- a CDS encoding metal ABC transporter ATP-binding protein, whose product MITLHNLTVGYQGKPLIKPISGQFESGSLTAIMGANGAGKSTLLKTLCGLLPPISGDLALSRPRKELLSWLPQQSDIDRTFPITVSDVVAMGCWPHKGILSSIKRDDMAKIANAMEHVGIIDLANYTINQLSGGQFQRMLFARLLVQGSPVMMMDEPFTGIDSQTQETLLNLICELHQQGKTIITVLHNPAIVESYFPQTLLINEQCSHWGKTQDVLNSCDIYNQSVRMELSFG is encoded by the coding sequence ATGATTACCTTACATAACCTCACGGTTGGCTATCAGGGTAAACCGCTTATTAAACCGATTTCTGGACAGTTTGAGTCCGGGAGCCTAACGGCCATCATGGGAGCCAATGGCGCAGGTAAATCAACCCTATTAAAAACCTTATGTGGATTATTACCACCGATTTCTGGCGACCTCGCTTTAAGTCGCCCACGCAAAGAACTGCTCTCATGGTTACCACAACAAAGTGACATCGACCGCACCTTCCCAATCACAGTATCGGATGTGGTTGCGATGGGATGTTGGCCACACAAAGGCATTTTAAGTTCGATTAAGCGTGATGACATGGCAAAAATTGCCAACGCGATGGAACATGTCGGCATTATCGATCTGGCTAACTACACCATCAACCAGCTTTCTGGCGGTCAGTTCCAACGCATGCTGTTTGCCCGCCTTCTGGTGCAAGGCTCGCCTGTGATGATGATGGATGAGCCTTTTACCGGCATTGATAGCCAAACTCAAGAGACACTCCTCAATCTGATTTGCGAGCTGCATCAACAAGGGAAAACCATTATCACCGTGCTGCATAACCCAGCCATTGTGGAGTCCTATTTCCCCCAGACACTGCTGATCAACGAACAGTGTTCTCACTGGGGCAAGACCCAGGATGTGTTAAACAGCTGTGACATTTATAACCAGTCGGTTCGTATGGAACTGAGCTTCGGTTAA
- a CDS encoding haloacid dehalogenase type II, producing MSIKRPKFITFDCYGTLTNFGMAAMTREIFKDRILPEQMNQFVKDFGSYRLDEVLGAWQPYDQVIKSALERTCRRWGIAYNDAEGQSYYDAVPTWGPHADVPSGLARLAKEFPLVIYSNASDSQIMSNVEMLGAPFHKVFTAEQAKFYKPRLGAFEYMLDNLGCNPEDVLHVSSSFRYDLMPADDIGITNKAFIARGHEQPADPIYRYNQVPDINALADLLGLD from the coding sequence ATGAGCATTAAACGCCCTAAATTCATTACCTTTGATTGCTATGGCACATTGACTAATTTTGGTATGGCTGCGATGACCCGAGAAATTTTTAAAGATCGTATCTTGCCTGAACAGATGAACCAGTTTGTTAAAGACTTTGGTAGTTACCGCTTAGATGAGGTATTGGGAGCATGGCAACCTTATGATCAGGTGATAAAAAGTGCATTGGAAAGAACCTGTCGCCGTTGGGGCATCGCTTATAACGATGCTGAAGGCCAAAGTTACTATGATGCCGTGCCAACTTGGGGGCCTCATGCCGATGTTCCATCTGGCTTGGCACGTTTAGCCAAAGAATTTCCATTGGTGATTTACTCAAATGCGAGTGATAGCCAAATCATGAGTAACGTGGAAATGTTAGGCGCACCATTTCATAAAGTGTTTACCGCTGAACAAGCCAAATTCTACAAACCTCGTCTCGGTGCTTTTGAATACATGCTCGATAATTTGGGCTGTAATCCAGAAGATGTATTGCATGTCTCTTCTAGTTTTCGTTACGACCTAATGCCAGCGGATGACATTGGCATTACCAACAAAGCCTTTATTGCTCGTGGGCACGAGCAGCCTGCAGATCCTATCTATCGCTATAACCAGGTTCCTGATATCAATGCGCTCGCAGACCTTCTCGGCCTCGATTAA
- a CDS encoding NAD(P)/FAD-dependent oxidoreductase produces MLNQSFWIHTGPTLTHGEPSKVEGRYDVVVIGGGLTGIAAAYTLAKEGASVALLEADAIMQKASGQNGGQCSTGVAQDFASMAASLGLDKAKRYYTAYSEAVDTVRRFIQQENIECDYRESGKLKLAAKPQHADKIHRTYELIKKEIDTNVAFYEANELKSEIASDKFYAGFLQRNALQLHVGKFGVGLAEAAIRYGAKFFEHAPVTKMSQQNGETLVETPRGTLVAKQVIVATGISQQGPLGWYRRRIVPVGSFMLATEKLDPKLIESLMPYKRSYVTSKNIGNYFRVMGDDRILFGGRARFAMSNPESDAISGEILMRSMIDMFPALDGVKAEYCWGGLVDITQNRLPKAGTHNGMFYAMGYSGHGVQMSVYMGQQLAQMLGGREEANPWRDETWSAIPGYFGKPWFLPFVGAYYRLQDYLH; encoded by the coding sequence ATGCTTAATCAATCATTTTGGATTCATACCGGCCCAACCTTAACTCATGGTGAGCCCAGCAAGGTGGAAGGCCGTTATGATGTGGTTGTTATTGGCGGCGGTTTGACTGGTATTGCAGCTGCTTACACATTAGCTAAAGAAGGGGCCAGTGTGGCCCTATTAGAAGCTGATGCCATCATGCAGAAAGCTTCCGGACAAAACGGCGGACAATGTAGCACAGGTGTTGCGCAGGATTTTGCGTCGATGGCTGCATCACTAGGGTTGGATAAAGCCAAGCGTTATTACACCGCTTATTCTGAAGCAGTAGATACCGTGCGCCGTTTTATTCAGCAAGAGAACATCGAGTGCGACTATCGTGAAAGCGGCAAATTGAAGTTGGCAGCTAAGCCTCAGCATGCCGATAAAATTCATCGCACTTACGAATTAATTAAAAAAGAAATAGATACCAATGTCGCTTTTTATGAAGCCAATGAACTGAAAAGTGAAATCGCTTCTGACAAGTTCTATGCGGGATTTTTACAGCGAAACGCCCTACAGTTACATGTCGGTAAATTTGGTGTCGGTTTAGCTGAAGCTGCGATTCGTTATGGGGCCAAATTTTTTGAGCATGCTCCGGTGACAAAAATGTCCCAACAAAACGGGGAAACCTTGGTTGAAACTCCACGCGGTACATTAGTCGCTAAACAGGTCATCGTGGCAACCGGCATTAGTCAACAAGGCCCTCTAGGTTGGTATCGTCGCCGAATTGTTCCAGTAGGCAGTTTTATGCTCGCGACAGAAAAACTGGATCCCAAACTGATCGAAAGTTTGATGCCGTATAAACGTTCTTATGTCACCAGTAAAAACATCGGTAACTATTTCCGCGTAATGGGCGATGATCGCATTCTGTTTGGTGGCCGTGCTCGTTTTGCTATGAGTAATCCAGAATCTGACGCCATCAGTGGCGAAATATTGATGCGAAGCATGATCGACATGTTCCCTGCATTAGACGGTGTAAAAGCCGAATATTGTTGGGGCGGGCTCGTCGATATCACACAAAACCGCTTACCTAAAGCGGGCACTCATAACGGCATGTTCTATGCGATGGGATACAGCGGTCACGGTGTTCAGATGTCGGTCTACATGGGTCAGCAATTGGCACAAATGCTCGGTGGACGCGAAGAGGCCAACCCATGGAGAGATGAAACTTGGTCGGCTATTCCTGGCTATTTTGGTAAGCCTTGGTTCTTACCTTTTGTTGGTGCCTATTATCGATTGCAAGATTATCTCCACTAA